One segment of Takifugu rubripes chromosome 5, fTakRub1.2, whole genome shotgun sequence DNA contains the following:
- the notch3 gene encoding neurogenic locus notch homolog protein 3 isoform X1, with amino-acid sequence MEGNILWIILAFLLFMHICEGFRCLDRYRPCENGGTCLDSSSRCICHRGFIGPFCQHLDPCHQSPCLNGAACKSQVVNGVPQYSCVCQRGFRGQDCSLIDACATSPCANGARCANWNNHYNCSCPPGFQGKNCRNDIDECRKPGICLNGGLCMNTHGSFRCQCQPGYSGRTCEVSTLPCAPSQCLNGGTCRQTSDHSYECACLPGFEGHNCESNVDDCPGHKCMNGGKCVDGVNTYNCQCPPEWTGQYCAEDVNECLMQPNACHNGGTCFNTIGAHTCVCVNGWTGDDCSENIDDCAIAVCFNGATCHDRVASFFCECPVGKTGLLCHLDDACVSNPCNEGAVCDTNPLNGRAICTCPAGFVGGACNQDMDECSIGANPCEHFGKCLNTEGSFQCQCGRGYAGPRCEIDINECLSMPCQNDATCLDRIGEFTCICMPGYMGTYCEVDIDDCESNPCVNDGICRDMVNGFTCTCQPGFTGTMCQIDIDECASTPCQNGAKCYDRPNGFECRCAEGYEGTLCESNINNCQPDPCHHGTCVDGIASYTCNCEPGYTGYRCENQLNECHSNPCQNGGKCVDLVNKYICQCQHGTSGTNCEINFDDCASNPCDYGICKDGINRYDCVCKPGFTGSKCNVEIDECASSPCRNGGTCVDEENGFHCQCPEGFKPPYCYSQVDECASSPCVHGSCRDDINGYRCDCEPGWVGKNCDLDRNDCLPSPCQNAGTCIDQLNGFTCKCRQGFRGNLCQVNINECGSSPCLNKGTCVDGVASFTCLCELPYSGPTCAEVLTPCSPNPCANHAVCSHTPDYLGYQCNCQAGWQGQLCNIDVNECISNPCKNRGTCTNTPGGYLCSCRAGFTGLTCETDINDCSPNPCLNGGSCIDGVNSFHCSCLPGFTGPRCAVEINECQSSPCENGGTCTDYVNSYTCTCRPGFTGIHCETNIPDCTESSCFNGGTCTDKINGYSCTCRPGFTGSHCQYEVNECDSQPCLNGGICQDALDSFRCSCPKGFFGNRCQTPVDWCRRLSPCQNGGRCRQKDAAFVCECTHGWSGRYCDIRRVSCETAARQRGIQTDELCHHGGHCVNTGNTHYCKCPSDYTGSYCESQVDHCEDKPCRNGATCRGYVGAYQCDCMPGYTGQNCEIEINECQSHPCQNGGSCIDLVGHYICSCPPGTLGVLCEINEDDCAPPGLRGASPKCLNNGTCVDRVGGYRCNCPPGFTGERCEGDINECLSNPCSPSSSLDCIQLPNDYQCVCKPGFTGRRCQNRFSVCESQPCQNGGACSVSSNSASGYICTCQLGYSGPNCDRSMSCRELPCYNGGSCTLTVRGARCSCLKGFGGPQCQHRSNEGCSSKPCRNDGLCTEETTFPYFHCQCQGGWTGKRCEKTVLSLEPQTPSCPLSDCHSKRNDTVCDKECNTLPCDWDGGDCSLMMNPWSGCAHCWRSFNNSQCDDSCNNAECLYDNFDCKAKEKVCNPIYEAYCIDHYADEQCDQGCNTEECGWDGLDCAGKVPENLADGVLVLVVLLPPEELLRTSTAFLQKLSVILRTTLRFRLDTNGEAMIRPYTRKEARLKRELQPQQEVIGSIVYLEIDNRLCTETCFPTADTAAKYLGALSAAEMLRFPYPLKEVRVEDFNGVDPIPEWAKLMLVAIASLFLLIILMIGMLITRRKREHSTLWFPEGFFLKKEPSSNKNRREPVGQDALGMKHMAKTVEESLLGDHSDQWMDSDCPEAKRIKVEEPSMLSDSEDAVDSRQWTQHHLAAADIRVPPTMALTPPQGEFEGDCMDVNVRGPDGFTPLMLASFCGGGFEPEVAEDEENEECSANIISDLIYQGASLAAQTDRTGETALHLAARYARADAAKRLLDAGADANAQDNTGRTPLHAAVAADAQGVFQILIRNRATDLDSRMYDGSSALILAARLAVEGMVEELITCHADVNAVDELGKSALHWAAAVNNVDATVALLKNGANKDMQDLKEETPLFLAAREGSCEAVRMLLAHFANREITDHMDRLPRDIAQERMHHDIVQLLDEYNTVRSPQGHGGAGHHLTGGHTLSPLMCPPSSFLPNLKTTPQGKKNRRPGAKGSSLGAQHAANLKESVKARNKKLTLEMQNALLESSVTLSPVDSLDSPHGGATNAGYITNPTSPVAMQSPGLFHSSMSVPNTPMVHNSMLEGGGPFAVSLAQLNDPGAGGMSLQGRMSMASDISRGYVLSSGQVGLNMGMVSPVSVPFDWHSRMPPSSQCAQPVVNLIQNSQAAMHPQSPVMQQQNMLMHQPQMFRSGMLQPTPVTSTPSISPVKLPSIAEQQQQQQQQHLLNQAITNQQNMARMSTSTPPTPQTSHPPPSFFQQQQQQQQQQQQMPQLPSQPQPPAQLPQAATSAAQPAQALPSQPSVSTAGTEDYPTPPSQHSYSSALDATPKHYLHLPSEHPYLTPSPESSEPWSSPSPHCVSDWSDSTPSPAVAGPAQTQITQVPEANGKMQMFA; translated from the exons GGTTTGAGGGTCACAACTGTGAAAGCAATGTGGATGATTGTCCTGGTCATAAGTGTATGAATGGAGGAAAGTGTGTTGATGGAGTCAACACCTACAACTGTCAGTGTCCACCAGAGTGGACAG GACAATACTGTGCTGAGGACGTCAACGAGTGTCTCATGCAGCCCAACGCCTGCCACAATGGCGGTACCTGCTTCAACACAATTGGTGCTCACACCTGCGTCTGTGTCAACGGCTGGACTGGTGATGACTGCAGTGAGAACATCGATGACTGCGCGATAGCCGTTTGCTTCAATGGAGCCACTTGCCATGACCGTGTGGCATCCTTTTTCTGCGAGTGTCCAGTTGGAAAGACGG GTTTGCTGTGCCACCTGGATGATGCCTGCGTCAGTAACCCTTGCAATGAAGGCGCCGTGTGTGACACCAACCCTCTTAATGGTCGTGCCATTTGCACCTGTCCCGCTGGCTTTGTAGGAGGTGCTTGCAACCAGGACATGGATGAGTGTTCCATTG GTGCCAATCCATGCGAGCATTTTGGGAAATGTCTCAACACGGAAGGCTCCTTTCAGTGCCAGTGCGGTCGGGGTTATGCTGGCCCGCGTTGTGAAATTGACATCAATGAATGTTTGTCCATGCCTTGCCAGAACGATGCCACTTGTCTCGACCGCATCGGAGAGTTCACTTGCATCTGCATGCCAG GCTACATGGGAACTTACTGTGAAGTTGACATAGATGACTGTGAGAGTAACCCATGTGTTAATGATGGCATCTGTCGGGACATGGTCAATGGCTTCACGTGCACATGTCAGCCAG GCTTTACTGGCACTATGTGTCAGATTGACATAGATGAGTGTGCCAGCACACCCTGCCAGAATGGAGCAAAGTGCTACGACCGGCCCAATGGATTTGAATGCCGCTGTGCTGAAG GTTACGAAGGGACACTCTGCGAGAGTAACATCAACAACTGCCAGCCAGACCCGTGCCACCACGGCACCTGTGTCGATGGAATCGCCAGCTACACCTGCAACTGTGAACCTGGTTACACGGGCTATCGCTGTGAGAACCAGCTTAATGAGTGCCACAGCAACCCATGTCAGAATGGGGGCAAGTGTGTGGACCTGGTTAACAAATACATCTGCCAGTGCCAACATGGAACGTCAG GCACCAACTGTGAGATAAATTTTGATGATTGTGCCAGTAACCCATGTGACTATGGTATTTGCAAAGATGGCATCAATCGCTATGACTGTGTATGCAAACCAGGCTTTACAG GTTCCAAATGCAACGTGGAAATAGACGAGTGCGCATCAAGTCCCTGCCGGAATGGGGGTACATGCGTGGATGAAGAAAATGGATTTCACTGCCAGTGCCCAGAGGGGTTTAAGCCCCCTTACTGTTACTCCCAGGTTGATGAGTGTGCCAGCAGCCCGTGTGTCCATGGCTCATGCAGGGATGACATCAATGG TTACCGCTGTGACTGTGAGCCTGGTTGGGTGGGGAAGAACTGTGATCTGGACAGGAATGATTGTTTGCCGAGTCCTTGCCAGAATGCTGGCACATGCATTGACCAGCTGAACGGCTTCACCTGCAAGTGTCGTCAAGGCTTCAGAG GCAACCTCTGCCAGGTGAACATCAACGAATGTGGATCCAGTCCCTGTCTGAATAAGGGCACTTGTGTGGATGGTGTGGCAAGTTTCACCTGCCTGTGTGAACTTCCCTACAGTGGCCCCACTTGTGCTGAGGTCCTCACCCCGTGCTCCCCTAACCCTTGTGCCAATCATGCCGTTTGTTCTCACACCCCAGACTATTTGGGCTACCAGTGTAACTGCCAGGCAGGGTGGCAAG GTCAACTCTGCAACATAGATGTGAATGAATGCATCTCCAACCCCTGCAAGAACCGCGGTACTTGCACCAACACACCTGGAGGGTATCTGTGCTCTTGCAGGGCTGGATTTACAGGGCTTACCTGTGAAACGGACATCAACGACTGCTCTCCAA ATCCATGCCTAAATGGTGGATCCTGCATAGATGGTGTGAATTCCTTCCACTGTAGCTGCCTGCCAGGGTTCACTGGGCCTCGCTGTGCTGTAGAAATCAATGAATGCCAGAGCTCCCCCTGTGAAAATGGAGGCACGTGCACTGACTATGTTAACTCTTACACCTGCACCTGCAGACCTGGCTTTACTGGCATCCACTGTGAAACCAACATCCCTGACTGCACTGAAAG CTCATGCTTTAATGGAGGCACATGCACTGATAAAATCAATGGCTACTCATGCACCTGCCGCCCCGGCTTCACTGGTTCCCACTGCCAGTATGAGGTCAATGAATGTGATTCCCAGCCCTGCCTCAATGGGGGCATCTGTCAAGATGCTCTTGATTCCTTCCGGTGTTCCTGCCCCAAAGGTTTTTTCGGCAATCGTTGTCAG ACTCCAGTCGACTGGTGCAGACGCTTATCACCTTGCCAAAATGGAGGACGCTGTCGACAAAAAGATGCTGCTTTTGTCTGCGAATGTACTCATGGCTGGTCTGGACGCTACTGCGACATCCGTAGGGTCTCCTGTGAAACAGCTGCTCGACAAAGAG GGATCCAGACAGATGAACTGTGCCACCACGGCGGTCATTGCGTCAACACTGGGAACACCCACTACTGTAAATGTCCTTCTGACTACACTGGAAGCTATTGTGAAAGCCAAGTGGACCACTGTGAAGATAAACCCTGTCGCAATGGCGCCACCTGCAGGGGATATGTAGGAGCGTACCAGTGTGAC TGTATGCCAGGATATACTGGACAGAACTGTGAAATAGAGATAAATGAGTGCCAGTCACATCCATGCCAGAATGGGGGCAGTTGCATTGATCTGGTTGGACATTACATCTGCTCCTGCCCTCCAGGCACATTGG GTGTTCTCTGTGAGATCAATGAAGACGATTGCGCTCCTCCTGGTCTCCGTGGGGCTTCTCCTAAATGTTTGAATAATGGCACCTGTGTGGACAGAGTGGGTGGATACCGCTGCAATTGTCCCCCTGGATTCAcaggagaaagatgtgagggGGACATAAATGAGTGTCTCTCAAACCCCTGCAGTCCCTCCAGCAGTCTCGATTGCATCCAGTTGCCCAATGACTACCAATGTGTCTGCAAGCCTGGCTTCACGG GTCGACGCTGTCAGAACCGATTCAGCGTTTGTGAGTCTCAGCCGTGTCAGAATGGAGGAGCCTGTTCCGTATCCAGCAACTCTGCCTCAGGGTACATTTGCACCTGTCAGCTG GGTTACTCGGGTCCCAACTGCGACAGAAGCATGTCTTGCCGGGAGCTGCCCTGCTACAATGGAGGTAGCTGCACACTCACTGTAAGGGGTGCGCGATGCTCCTGCTTGAAAGGATTTGGTGGTCCCCAGTGTCAACACCGCAGTAATGAAGGCTGCTCCTCCAAACCCTGCCGCAATGATGGTTTGTGCACTGAAGAGACCACCTTTCCGTACTTCCATTGCCAGTGTCAGGGTGGCTGGACAGGTAAACGGTGCGAGAAGACCGTTCTATCCCTGGAGCCCCAGACACCCTCATGCCCTCTATCAGACTGTCACAGCAAAAGAAATGATACTGTGTGTGACAAGGAATGTAACACACTGCCTTGTGACTGGGACGGGGGGGACTGTTCCCTGATGATGAATCCTTGGTCCGGCTGTGCACACTGCTGGCGTTCCTTTAATAACAGCCAGTGTGACGACTCCTGCAACAATGCCGAGTGTCTCTATGACAACTTTGACTGCAAAGCCAAGGAGAAAGTTTGCAA TCCCATTTATGAAGCATACTGCATTGACCACTATGCTGATGAACAATGTGACCAAGGCTGCAACACAGAGGAGTGTGGATGGGATGGCCTGGACTGTGCAGGGAAGGTTCCAGAAAACCTTGCTGATGGGGTCTTGGTTTTAGTCGTCCTGCTGCCTCCAGAGGAGCTTCTCCGCACCAGTACGGCTTTTCTGCAAAAATTGAGCGTGATCCTACGCACCACATTGCGCTTTCGACTCGATACCAACGGCGAGGCCATGATCCGGCCCTACACTCGGAAAGAGGCACGCCTGAAGCGGgaactgcagccacagcaggaaGTGATTGG ctctatCGTGTACCTGGAAATAGACAACCGTCTGTGCACTGAGACCTGCTTCCCTACAGCTGACACTGCTGCAAAGTACCTGGGAGCTCTGTCGGCTGCAGAAATGCTCCGCTTTCCTTATCCGCTGAAAGAAGTTCGTG TAGAAGATTTTAACGGCGTCGACCCTATACCAGAATGGGCAAAGTTGATGCTGGTGGCGATagcttctctcttccttttaaTCATCCTGATGATTGGCATGCTGATTACacggagaaagagagagcacaGCACCCTTTGGTTCCCTGAGGGTTTCTTCCTTAAAAAGGAGCCCAGCAGCAACAAAAATCGCAGGGAACCAGTGGGCCAGGACGCTCTGGGAATGAA ACATATGGCAAAAACTGTGGAGGAATCACTTCTTGGAGATCACAGTGACCAGTGGATGGACTCAGACTGTCCAGAGGCAAAAAGGATAAAG GTTGAAGAGCCGAGTATGCTGTCAGACAGTGAAGATGCTGTCGACAGCAGACAGTGGACCCAGCACCACCTTGCAGCTGCAGATATTCGTGTGCCTCCCACCATGGCCTTAACCCCACCACAGGGAGAGTTTGAGGGTGACTGCATGGATGTCAATGTCCGTGGCCCAG ACGGATTCACACCACTGATGCTGGCATCATTCTGTGGGGGTGGCTTTGAGCCTGAGGTCGCAGAAGATGAGGAAAATGAGGAGTGTTCAGCCAACATCATCTCTGACCTGATCTACCAGGGTGCCTCCCTTGCTGCTCAGACAGACCGGACTGGCGAGACGGCGCTCCACCTGGCTGCTCGCTATGCCCGTGCTGACGCAGCAAAGAGGCTGCTGGATGCAGGAGCAGATGCTAACGCTCAGGACAACACAGGGCGCACACCGCTACATGCTGCCGTGGCTGCAGATGCTCAGGGTGTATTCCAG ATTCTTATCCGAAACCGGGCTACAGATCTTGACTCTCGAATGTATGATGGATCCAGTGCCTTGATTCTGGCAGCACGGTTGGCAGTAGAGGGCATGGTAGAGGAGCTCATCACTTGTCATGCTGATGTCAATGCAGTCGATGAATTGG GTAAATCTGCTTTGCACTGGGCTGCAGCAGTTAACAACGTGGACGCCACTGTTGCCCTACTGAAGAATGGTGCAAACAAAGACATGCAAGATCTGAAG GAGGAAACCCCTCTGTTCCTGGCAGCGCGTGAGGGCAGCTGCGAAGCCGTAAGGATGCTCCTTGCTCACTTTGCTAATCGAGAGATCACCGACCACATGGACAGATTGCCAAGAGACATTGCTCAGGAACGCATGCACCATGACATTGTGCAGCTGCTCGATGAGTATAACACAGTGAGGAGTCCCCAGGGTCATGGAGGGGCAGGACATCACCTCACTGGGGGGCACACTCTGTCACCGCTCATGTGCCCTCCGAGCTCTTTCCTGCCTAACCTAAAGACCACTCCACAAGGGAAGAAGAACCGTCGGCCAGGGGCCAAAGGATCTAGCCTGGGAGCCCAACATGCTGCAAATCTTAAGGAGTCAGTTAAGGCCCGCAATAAGAAGCTGACCTTAGAAATGCAGAATGCCTTACTGGAGAGCTCAGTTACACTATCCCCTGTTGACTCACTAGACTCACCTCACGGGGGAGCTACCAACGCAGGTTACATCACCAACCCGACTTCCCCTGTGGCCATGCAGTCACCAGGGCTTTTCCACTCTTCCATGTCAGTTCCGAACACCCCAATGGTCCATAATAGTATGTTGGAGGGCGGTGGTCCATTTGCTGTCTCTCTAGCCCAACTCAATGATCCAGGGGCAGGGGGAATGTCCTTGCAGGGGCGCATGTCGATGGCCTCAGATATCAGCCGTGGCTACGTACTCAGTTCAGGCCAGGTAGGGCTCAACATGGGCATGGTCAGTCCTGTCAGTGTTCCGTTTGATTGGCACAGTCGGATGCCACCTTCCTCCCAGTGTGCTCAGCCAGTGGTGAACCTCATTCAAAACAGCCAGGCAGCCATGCACCCCCAGAGTCCAgtcatgcagcagcagaacatgcTGATGCACCAGCCGCAGATGTTCCGGAGTGGCATGCTACAGCCCACGCCTGTTACCTCCACGCCTTCCATCAGTCCAGTCAAGCTGCCCTCCATCGctgaacaacagcagcagcaacagcaacaacatctcCTCAACCAAGCCATCACCAACCAGCAAAACATGGCCCGCATGAGCACCTCCACCCCACCAACCCCGCAAACTTCACATCCCCCGCCTTCCttcttccagcagcagcagcagcagcagcagcagcagcagcagatgcccCAGCTGCCCTCTCAACCACAGCCTCCTGCTCAGCTCCCACAGGCAGCTACATCAGCAGCTCAGCCCGCTCAGGCGCTGCCTTCCCAGCCCAGTGTGAGCACAGCAGGGACGGAGGATTACCCAACTCCTCCCTCCCAGCACAGTTACTCATCTGCACTCGATGCCACACCCAAGCATTACCTCCATTTGCCAAGTGAGCATCCCTACCTGACCCCCTCGCCTGAGTCCTCAGAGCCGTGGTCCAGCCCGTCTCCCCATTGtgtctctgattggtcagattCCACACCGAGCCCAGCAGTTGCTGGTCCCGCCCAGACCCAAATTACTCAAGTTCCAGAGGCCAATGGGAAGATGCAAATGTTTGCATGA